GCTCGCCTCGACGACCGACAACAAGCTGCGCGTCGCCGCCACCATGGACGCCTATTTCGCATACGTCGAGGACGAGGGCGGTGCCTTCCGGCTGGTCTTCGAGTCCGACCTGACCAACGAGCCCGCCGTACGCGAGCGCGTGGACCGCGTCTCCCTCCAGTGCGCCGAGGCGATCTCGGACGTGATCGCCGAGGACACGGGCCTGTCCAAAGAGGAGTCGATGCTGCTGGCCGTCGGCCTCGGCGGGGTGTCGCAGGTGGTGGCCAGGTACTGGCTCTCCAGTGATTCCGCCATTCCGCGCGACACGGCCGTGCAGCTGCTGACCTCTCTCGCCTGGCGCGGCATCGCGGGCTTCCCGCTGCACGGCACAGACCAGCACGCAACCGACCAGCAGGAAGACTGACCGACCGGTGTTCGCTCCTGGCGTTCACCTCGGACGCCTGACGTGTCCGTCGGCCGGGCTAGTGTGTGCTGCGTACGGCGCGGCTGACCGCGCAACGCACTGACCGTTCGGAGGGACATAGCCGTGGAGGTCAAGATCGGCGTGCAGCACGCGCCCCGGGAGATCGTTCTGGAGAGCGGGCAGTCCGCCGAGGAGGTCGAGCGCGCGGTGGGCGACGCTCTGGCCGGCAAGGCGCAGCTGCTCAGCCTCTCGGACGACAAGGGCCGCAAGGTCCTGGTGCCGGCCGACCGGATCGCGTACGTCGAGATCGGCGAGCCGGCTGTACGGCGCGTTGGCTTCGGCGCGCTGTAGGGCGCCGCGACGTCGCTGAAGCAGTACGACCGAGGCACCGTGAAGAGGGCTCGGCGGGATTCCCGGCCGGGCCCTCTTCCGCTGCTCAGGAAGGGTTGTACCGCACAGAGGCCGGGTAGTACGGGCTACGACCGATTTGCCCGCACCGGCATCCGTGAGGTGATCAGCAGTGCTGCTGGAAGCGCTCGGTTCAGTCCTGCTCGGACTCGCCCTCGCCTGGATCGCTGTCAGGCAGCTGCCGGACCGCCTCCCGCCGCGCCGCGTGGTGCTCACCGCAGGTTCACTCGGGGCTCTGTTCGGCGCGTATGTGACGCATGCTGCGCTCGGCCCTGGGTACACCCTGGCGGTGCTGGTGGGCGCGGCGGCGATCGGAGCCGTACTGCTCTCGCTGCTGATCAGGCCGTCGACGCGCCGACTGCGCCGGGCGTTCCCTTTCTGAGGCCGCACTCAGCGGCTTCCGCGAAGCCCGAGGAGCCGCGGAAGCCGCCGAAAGCTCCTGATTCGTCCGAGTCGCCCGAATCATCGGAGTCCGACGAGCCGAACGAGCCACCCAAACCCCCAAGGCCGCCCGACGGCTGAGTCACACCTAGGCCGCAAGCCCCAGGGCAGCCATGCGCTTGGTGTGCGCCTCGGTGATCCGGGAGAACATCCGGCCCACCTCCGCGAGGTCGAAGCCGCCGGCCACGCCGCCCACGAGCATCGTGGAGAGCGCATCGCGGTCCGCCACCACCCGCTGCGCCTGCGAGAGCGCCTCGCCCATCAGCCTGCGCGCCCACAGCGCGAGGCGACCGCCGACACGCGGCTCGGCCTCGATCGCGGCGCGCACCTTCTCGACCGCGAAGTTGCCGTGGCCCGTGTCGTCGAGCACGGCGAGCACCAGCGCGCGGGTGTCGGTGTCCAGGCGCGCCGCGACCTCGCGGTAGAAGTCGCTGGCGATCGAGTCGCCGACGTAGGCCTTGACCAGGCCCTCGAGCCAGTCAGACGGCGCGGTCTGGCGGTGGAAGTCGTCCAGGGCCTGGGCAAAGGGCTCCATGGCGGCGGTCGGCTCGGCATCGATGGCGGTGAGCCGGTCGCGGAGCTGCTCGAAGTGGTGGAACTCCGCGGAGGCCATCTTCGCCAGCTCCGCCTTGTCGCCGAGCGTCGGCGCGAGCTTGGCGTCCTCGGCGAGCCGCTCGAAGGCCGCCAGCTCGCCGTACGCGAGCGCGCCCAGCAGGTCCACGACGGCGGCGCGGTACTGGGGGTCGGCGGACGCCGTGGCCCAGTCCTGGGCGGCGATTCCGGTGGGTTCAGTGGCGTTGTCAGGCGTCTCCATGAAGCGCACAATAGCCCGCTCATCGCGGGGCGGAAGGGCCTGGTCAGCCTCGCCCGCAGTGAGGTTCCTACGAATTCGCCCAACACACATGCGCGATTCCGGGGTACAGTGGTAATGCGCCTGTCGAGCGTCTTTGCTACTCGGCGGGCGATCGCATGTATGACTGGGGGACTCGTTCCCCAGAGTCCCCTTGAGGATGCCCGGTCGGTGGCACGATCGGCTCCGAACCGACCGCCCTCCACGCGGACCGTGCGCACAGTTGCGTACGACCGCAGATGAGGGGCCCCTCAGCGGCACGACGCTCGAGCGACGGCAGTGGTCCCGCGCCATCCGGCCAACCCACGGCCGGCCCAGTACCCAGGTGCGGTACGACCCCCCATCGTTCGCCTCGTGCCGCGTCTCACAGAAGAGGCAGCACCCTGACTACTACTTTCCGGGATCTTGGGATCCTCCCCGAGACCGCCGAGGCCCTTGAGGCCGTCGGCATCATGACCCCGTTCCCCATCCAGGAGATGACACTCCCCGTCGCGCTCACCGGCACCGACGTCATCGGACAGGCCAAGACCGGCACGGGCAAGACCCTCGGTTTCGGCCTGCCGCTGCTGGAGCGTGTCACCGTCCCCGCGGACGTCGAGGCGGGCCGGGCGAAGCCCGAGCAGCTGACCGACGCCCCGCAGGCTCTTGTGGTCGTCCCCACCCGCGAGCTGTGCACGCAGGTCACCAACGACCTGCTGACCGCCGGCAAGGTGCGTAACGTCCGCGTGCTCGCCATCTACGGCGGCCGTGCGTACGAACCCCAGGTCGAGGCGCTCAAAAAGGGCGTCGACGTGATCGTCGGCACCCCCGGCCGACTGCTCGACCTGGCCGGCCAGAAGAAGCTCGACCTCTCGCATGTGCGCGCGCTCGTCCTCGACGAGGCCGACGAGATGCTGGACCTGGGCTTCCTGCCCGACGTCGAGAAGATCATCCAGCGGCTTCCGGCGAAGCGCCAGACGATGCTGTTCTCGGCGACCATGCCGGGTGCGGTCATCGGCCTCGCCCGCCGCTACATGTCGCAGCCGACACACATCCGCGCGACCTCGCCGGACGACGAGGGCGCGACCGTCGCGAACACCGCGCAGTACGTGTACCGCGCGCACTCCATGGACAAGCCGGAGCTGGTCTCCCGCATACTGCAGGCCGACGGCCGCGGCCTTGCGATGATCTTCTGCCGCACCAAGCGCACGGCGGCGGACATCGCCGAGCAGCTCCAGAGCCGCGGCTTCGCCTCCGGCGCGGTCCACGGCGACCTCGGCCAGGGCGCGCGCGAGCAGGCGCTTCGTGCCTTCCGCAACGGCAAGGTGGACGTCCTCGTCTGCACCGATGTCGCCGCGCGCGGCATCGATGTCGAGGGTGTGACCCATGTCATCAATTACCAGTCGCCCGAGGACGAGAAGACCTACCTCCACCGCATCGGCCGCACCGGCCGCGCGGGGGCCAAGGGCATCGCGATCACACTGGTCGACTGGGACGACATTCCGCGCTGGCAGCTGATCAACAAGGCGCTGGACCTGGGCTTCGGCGACCCGGTCGAGACGTACTCCACGTCGCCGCACCTGTTCGAGGAACTGAGCATCCCGGCGGACACCAAGGGCGTCCTGCCCCGCGCCGAGCGCACCCGCGCGGGTCTTGCGGCGGAGGAAGTCGAGGACCTGGGCGAGACGGGCGGCCGCGGCCGCAAATCCGCGCAGGCCACGGAGGAGCGGGCGCCTCGCGCACCGCGCACTCCGCGGCAGCGGCGCCGTACGCGCGGCGGCTCGACGCCCCAGGCGGCGGAGCCGATGGCCGAGGCGACGCCGGAGACCACGGAAGCGCCCGCGGAGCCCCGCGCCCCGCGGCGCCGGCGCCGCACCCGGGTGGGAGCGGCGACGACGGTCGTGGACACGGTCGAGGCGACCGACACGGTGGTCGAGGTTGAGGCCGAGGTCGAGGCCAAGCCCCGCCGCCGCACCCGCGCCACCAAGCCGGTCGAGGTCGAGGTCACACCCGGGGCCGAGGCCGACGCGGTCGCCAAGCCCCGCCGCCGCACCCGCGCCACCAAGCCGGTCGAGGTCGAGGTCACACCCGAGGCCGAGGCCGACGCGGTCGCCAAGCCCCGCCGCCGCACCCGCGCCACCAAGCCGGTCGAGGTCGAGGTCACACCCGAGGCCGAGGCCGACGCGGTCGCCAAGCCCCGCCGCCGCACCCGCACGGTGAAGGCAGCCCAGCCCGAGAGCTGACGCACCAACGCCGATGGCCCGGTTTCCCCGCGAGGGGGCCGGGCCATCGGCGTGTGGGACGCGGGTCGGGGCGGAGCGCCGGTCGAGGCCGGGACCCCGTTAGCCTCGTCGCATGAGCCGGCCGCCCTTCTTCGCCCCGCCCTCCTGCGCGCTCCCCCGCGATCTCGCCACCGCGCGCGGCACGTTCGCCGTCCTCGATGCGCAGCCCAGCGGTCAGCCCCACAAAGGCACCGCCCTCCTCCTGCCCGGGTACACCGGGAGCAAGGAGGACTTCATCGCACTGCTCGAGCCCCTCACCGAGGCCGGTTACCGCGTTGTCGCCGTCGACGGGCGCGGGCAGTACGAGACCGGTGGCCCCGAGGACCAACAGTCTTACGCCCAGGCCGAGTTGGCCCGCGATGTGCTGGCGCAGGCCCAGGCGGTCCAGGACGGCCCGGTCCACCTCCTCGGGCACTCGCTCGGCGGACAGATCGCCCGCGCCGCCGTCCTCGTCGACCCCGTCCCCTTCCGCACCCTGACCCTCGTGTCCTCCGGGCCCGCGCAGATCTCGCCCGCCCAGCAGCAGAAGGTGAGGATGCTCAGCGACGCACTCGCGGTGATGAGCATGGACGAGGTGTGGCAGGCGATGAAGGCGCTCGACCCGCCCGAGGACGCGGACACCGACCCCACCAACGGCGAGGACCTGCGCCGGCGCTGGCTGCGCCACAACCCGTCCCAGTTGATCGCCACCGGCCGCGCCCTGACCGTGGAGCCCGACCGGGTCGACGCGCTCGCCGCCGTACAGCCGCTGCCGAAGCTTGTGCTGTCGGGCGAGCGCGACGACACCTGGCCGGTACCGCTGCTGGACGCGATGGCACAACGTCTGGACGCCCGCCGGACGGTCATCGCGGGTGCCGAGCACTCGCCGAACACCGACCGCCCCGCCGAGACGGCGGCAGCACTGGTGTCGTTCTGGGATCAGTACTGAGCCTGCAGGTGCTGCCAGAACCCGTCCCGCAGCGCCCGCCTCAGCACGGCGTGCCCCCGCAGTGAGCGCTGCAGCAACTTCTCCGCCTCGATGAGCAGGTCCTGATCCACGGGCCCGGGCAGGTAGGGATGGCCGGGCAACAGCTCCGCCATCTGCTCGCGCCCCCGCTCCGCCAGCCAGGTCGCGGCGATCTGCGCGCCCACAAAGCGCACCTCGTCACGTGACGGGGGCGGCGCGCCCTCGTTCTCGTACGTCGTGACCGGGCGGCGGGTGATGTAGGGACGGCAGAAGTCGAGGTCGAACGTCCGCTGACTGTCGACCTCCCACAGCAGAGGTTCGGCCTGGTTGCGCCCCTCCCCCGCCTCGATGCCCCACAGATGGACCCGTGCCCCGTACCCCTGCGCTGCCTCGACCGCCGAGACCAGGTCCTCGTCGCCGCCGACGAGGGCCGCGTCGCTGATCGCGCGGTGGCGGGCGAGTGACTCCAGGTCCGTACGGATGAGTGAGTCGACGCCCTTCTGCTGGTTGTTCGCGTTGAGATTGCCCAGGCGCACCTTGACGTCCGGCAGCTCGGCGATGGACTGCTGCTCGCTGGTGTGGATACGGCGGCGGGCGCCGTCGTACCAGTACACCCGCAGCAGCCTGCTGTCCGCGAAGATCGTGCGGGCCTTGTCGATGAAGGCCTCGATCAGCCCCTCGGCATCCAGGTCGAAGGAACGCCGGTCCTCGGTGCCCGCAACAAGCAACCCGGCCGCAGCATAGACGTAACCGGCATCGACG
This window of the Streptomyces sp. SLBN-118 genome carries:
- a CDS encoding TetR/AcrR family transcriptional regulator, which translates into the protein MTAIEQTEAARPRGTRLPRRARRNQLLGAAQEVFVAQGYHSAAMDDIAERAGVSKPVLYQHFPGKLELYLALLDQHCESLLLAVRTALASTTDNKLRVAATMDAYFAYVEDEGGAFRLVFESDLTNEPAVRERVDRVSLQCAEAISDVIAEDTGLSKEESMLLAVGLGGVSQVVARYWLSSDSAIPRDTAVQLLTSLAWRGIAGFPLHGTDQHATDQQED
- a CDS encoding DUF3107 domain-containing protein, producing MEVKIGVQHAPREIVLESGQSAEEVERAVGDALAGKAQLLSLSDDKGRKVLVPADRIAYVEIGEPAVRRVGFGAL
- a CDS encoding ferritin-like fold-containing protein encodes the protein METPDNATEPTGIAAQDWATASADPQYRAAVVDLLGALAYGELAAFERLAEDAKLAPTLGDKAELAKMASAEFHHFEQLRDRLTAIDAEPTAAMEPFAQALDDFHRQTAPSDWLEGLVKAYVGDSIASDFYREVAARLDTDTRALVLAVLDDTGHGNFAVEKVRAAIEAEPRVGGRLALWARRLMGEALSQAQRVVADRDALSTMLVGGVAGGFDLAEVGRMFSRITEAHTKRMAALGLAA
- a CDS encoding DEAD/DEAH box helicase gives rise to the protein MTPFPIQEMTLPVALTGTDVIGQAKTGTGKTLGFGLPLLERVTVPADVEAGRAKPEQLTDAPQALVVVPTRELCTQVTNDLLTAGKVRNVRVLAIYGGRAYEPQVEALKKGVDVIVGTPGRLLDLAGQKKLDLSHVRALVLDEADEMLDLGFLPDVEKIIQRLPAKRQTMLFSATMPGAVIGLARRYMSQPTHIRATSPDDEGATVANTAQYVYRAHSMDKPELVSRILQADGRGLAMIFCRTKRTAADIAEQLQSRGFASGAVHGDLGQGAREQALRAFRNGKVDVLVCTDVAARGIDVEGVTHVINYQSPEDEKTYLHRIGRTGRAGAKGIAITLVDWDDIPRWQLINKALDLGFGDPVETYSTSPHLFEELSIPADTKGVLPRAERTRAGLAAEEVEDLGETGGRGRKSAQATEERAPRAPRTPRQRRRTRGGSTPQAAEPMAEATPETTEAPAEPRAPRRRRRTRVGAATTVVDTVEATDTVVEVEAEVEAKPRRRTRATKPVEVEVTPGAEADAVAKPRRRTRATKPVEVEVTPEAEADAVAKPRRRTRATKPVEVEVTPEAEADAVAKPRRRTRTVKAAQPES
- a CDS encoding alpha/beta fold hydrolase, which encodes MSRPPFFAPPSCALPRDLATARGTFAVLDAQPSGQPHKGTALLLPGYTGSKEDFIALLEPLTEAGYRVVAVDGRGQYETGGPEDQQSYAQAELARDVLAQAQAVQDGPVHLLGHSLGGQIARAAVLVDPVPFRTLTLVSSGPAQISPAQQQKVRMLSDALAVMSMDEVWQAMKALDPPEDADTDPTNGEDLRRRWLRHNPSQLIATGRALTVEPDRVDALAAVQPLPKLVLSGERDDTWPVPLLDAMAQRLDARRTVIAGAEHSPNTDRPAETAAALVSFWDQY
- a CDS encoding NYN domain-containing protein, whose amino-acid sequence is MNDAEINEISARLERTNELLHRMLAEVAKTPSTHAIFVDAGYVYAAAGLLVAGTEDRRSFDLDAEGLIEAFIDKARTIFADSRLLRVYWYDGARRRIHTSEQQSIAELPDVKVRLGNLNANNQQKGVDSLIRTDLESLARHRAISDAALVGGDEDLVSAVEAAQGYGARVHLWGIEAGEGRNQAEPLLWEVDSQRTFDLDFCRPYITRRPVTTYENEGAPPPSRDEVRFVGAQIAATWLAERGREQMAELLPGHPYLPGPVDQDLLIEAEKLLQRSLRGHAVLRRALRDGFWQHLQAQY